In one Sphingobacterium daejeonense genomic region, the following are encoded:
- a CDS encoding DUF6882 domain-containing protein, which yields MSLEKPKIDDSFRVLHEKAHEYITDQQETLEDDFGFGQFSNYSVDWDESSITFHNEDNSSLKMTFQVVGTLETDTSKWSWKWNDPSISAEEREELEIIKNYGDFYDFSYLTIPSLEVTTPIAWALTAISGYLRISKGIFRIQQDTNAHFVYFKEVLT from the coding sequence ATGAGCCTTGAAAAACCCAAGATAGATGATTCTTTTCGTGTTCTGCATGAAAAGGCGCATGAATATATTACAGACCAACAGGAAACATTGGAGGATGATTTTGGATTTGGTCAATTTTCAAATTACAGCGTGGATTGGGATGAATCTTCGATTACCTTTCACAATGAAGACAATTCGAGTCTAAAAATGACGTTCCAAGTAGTAGGAACTTTGGAAACAGATACCTCAAAATGGTCTTGGAAATGGAATGACCCTTCCATTAGTGCTGAAGAACGTGAAGAACTAGAGATTATTAAGAACTATGGTGACTTTTATGATTTCAGTTATCTGACGATCCCTTCGCTTGAGGTAACCACTCCAATAGCATGGGCACTCACTGCCATATCTGGATATCTACGGATATCTAAGGGTATTTTCAGGATCCAACAAGATACAAATGCACATTTTGTGTACTTTAAGGAAGTACTGACTTAG
- a CDS encoding DUF4397 domain-containing protein, translated as MKKFSLLLVIALSLFTLSSCLKDNDDYPDLNYPAVSLFNFYPKNTGVLYAVNGNLLNRINPAYGGVSFFYAIPGNKKLQVIDRSNNNAIIDTTLTFADSVVYSCMVYGTATEPEFIRVPDVEIENAGTKTGVRFFHLANGVGKVNFKIGDQEITGSTNRSKENPSTLAQTQIFRPANSGKTSVTVTDDKGTVLGKIDEVELKNTEHYNFMLIGTKGDSEYPLQLRYSIYTITD; from the coding sequence ATGAAAAAATTTAGCTTATTATTAGTCATTGCACTAAGTTTATTTACCTTAAGTAGTTGTTTGAAGGATAATGATGATTATCCAGATTTAAACTACCCTGCAGTATCCTTATTTAATTTTTATCCAAAAAATACAGGGGTTTTATATGCGGTGAATGGTAATCTCCTGAATCGTATTAATCCTGCGTATGGAGGGGTTTCCTTCTTCTATGCTATTCCTGGGAACAAGAAACTGCAAGTGATTGACCGATCGAACAATAATGCCATAATTGACACGACCTTAACCTTTGCTGACAGTGTTGTTTACAGTTGTATGGTTTATGGCACTGCCACTGAACCGGAATTTATCCGTGTACCTGATGTTGAGATCGAAAACGCAGGAACAAAGACTGGAGTAAGATTTTTTCACTTAGCGAACGGTGTTGGAAAGGTAAATTTTAAAATTGGCGATCAAGAAATCACAGGATCGACAAATCGTTCGAAAGAGAATCCATCCACATTGGCACAAACTCAGATTTTCAGACCTGCAAATAGTGGCAAAACCTCTGTTACAGTTACTGATGACAAAGGTACAGTTTTGGGCAAGATTGATGAGGTTGAACTAAAAAATACAGAACATTATAATTTTATGTTAATCGGAACAAAAGGAGATTCAGAATATCCTTTGCAATTGAGGTACAGCATTTATACCATTACAGATTAA
- a CDS encoding suppressor of fused domain protein — MILKKPDFLKSPLEHYRSHLEEIFQDKSSVFREKSVKKKLPFVYTIVFPKTEGRPLLSFSYGLSFAPHPDQHNKIELFLQMNSEDMAWAHIVGYLSNQLRGDCPFNTGEIIRIGQKISSESSLNAFVVINPDSTILQERIKDGRKSNGIQLVELLPIYEEEVLTIQRLGLAEFINRLKPNKLNPFREKI, encoded by the coding sequence ATGATTTTAAAAAAACCAGATTTTCTTAAGTCACCCTTGGAACATTATAGGTCTCACTTGGAAGAGATATTTCAGGATAAATCCTCGGTTTTCCGGGAGAAAAGTGTCAAGAAAAAGCTTCCATTTGTCTACACTATAGTTTTTCCTAAGACTGAGGGACGACCATTACTGAGTTTTTCCTATGGTTTATCCTTTGCTCCACATCCAGACCAACACAATAAAATTGAATTATTCCTCCAGATGAATTCTGAAGATATGGCATGGGCGCATATTGTTGGATATTTATCTAATCAATTGCGTGGGGATTGCCCTTTTAATACGGGAGAAATCATTAGAATAGGACAAAAGATCAGTTCGGAATCTTCTTTAAATGCATTTGTTGTCATTAATCCAGATTCTACCATTTTACAGGAACGCATAAAAGATGGTCGGAAGTCCAATGGAATCCAATTGGTAGAACTGCTTCCGATTTATGAGGAGGAAGTTTTGACCATCCAAAGGTTAGGATTGGCGGAATTTATAAATCGTTTAAAACCCAATAAGTTAAATCCTTTCAGGGAGAAAATTTAA
- the htpG gene encoding molecular chaperone HtpG, with amino-acid sequence MQEEKGTISIHTENIFPVIKKFLYSDNEIFLRELVSNAVDASQKIKRLASLGQYNGEVGDLTIQVKVDEAVKTITISDNGIGMTAEEIKKYINLIAFSGATEFMEKFKEANDANEIIGRFGLGFYSAFMVADQVEIDSLSYQEGAEPAHWVCDGSTSYEISAGQRTTRGTDVILHINEESLEFLQKQRIQQILNKYCKFLPIPIQFGTKSESEPDGEDADGKPKYKTIEVPNIINITHPAWTKSPSELTDEDYIKFYHELYPHTMDEPLFWIHLNVDYPFNLTGILYFPKVKNELEIQRNKIQLYSRQVFITDEVKDIVPEFLMLLQGVIDSPDIPLNVSRSFLQADSNVKKINNYITKKVADKLNEIFKSDRKGFEEKWPDISLFIKYGMLSDEKFAEKANDFCLLQNVNKEYYTFKEYYEKVKDIQVDKDGNIVYLYTQDKSLQDGYISAALAKGYDVLNFDGPLDTHFAGYVEQHGGEKIQMKRVDSDVIDKLIPKDEQIEQTLSEDESKKATEVFEKAISRPDMKVEVDALNASDLPVSVTIDEFMRRMKDMAKTGGGMGFYGTLPDNYKVTVNGNHPLIKRIVESPEEDGEKLAKQAFDLALLSRGLLTGAELTAFVKRSVDLI; translated from the coding sequence ATGCAAGAAGAGAAAGGTACTATTTCAATCCACACCGAGAATATCTTCCCGGTGATTAAGAAGTTCTTATACTCAGACAACGAAATATTTTTACGCGAATTGGTATCCAATGCCGTTGATGCTTCACAAAAAATCAAAAGATTAGCATCTCTTGGCCAGTACAATGGCGAGGTTGGAGATCTGACCATTCAAGTAAAAGTCGATGAAGCTGTGAAGACAATTACCATTTCTGATAATGGTATTGGTATGACAGCTGAAGAGATCAAAAAATACATCAACCTGATCGCATTCTCAGGAGCTACCGAATTCATGGAAAAATTCAAGGAAGCAAATGATGCAAATGAAATTATCGGCCGCTTTGGATTAGGATTCTATTCTGCATTTATGGTAGCAGACCAGGTTGAGATCGATTCTTTATCATACCAAGAAGGTGCAGAACCTGCTCATTGGGTATGTGATGGATCTACTTCTTATGAAATCTCAGCAGGACAAAGAACAACTAGAGGAACTGATGTAATCCTTCATATCAATGAAGAATCATTGGAATTCCTTCAAAAACAAAGAATCCAACAAATCCTGAACAAATACTGTAAGTTCTTACCAATTCCAATTCAATTTGGAACGAAATCAGAATCTGAACCTGATGGGGAAGATGCAGACGGTAAACCGAAATATAAAACAATTGAAGTCCCTAATATTATCAACATCACGCATCCAGCTTGGACGAAATCTCCATCTGAATTAACTGATGAAGATTATATTAAATTCTACCATGAGCTATATCCACATACTATGGATGAGCCATTGTTCTGGATCCACTTAAATGTAGATTATCCATTTAATCTAACTGGTATTCTATACTTCCCGAAAGTGAAGAACGAGTTAGAAATCCAACGCAACAAAATCCAACTTTACTCACGTCAGGTATTTATTACGGATGAAGTAAAGGATATTGTTCCTGAATTCCTGATGTTGCTTCAAGGGGTTATTGATTCACCAGATATTCCATTGAACGTCTCAAGATCTTTCCTTCAAGCGGACAGCAACGTGAAGAAGATCAACAACTATATCACCAAAAAAGTGGCTGATAAGTTGAATGAAATCTTCAAGTCTGACCGTAAAGGATTTGAAGAAAAATGGCCAGACATCAGCTTATTCATTAAATATGGAATGCTGAGCGATGAGAAATTCGCAGAAAAAGCAAATGACTTCTGTTTATTACAGAATGTAAATAAAGAATACTATACATTCAAGGAGTACTACGAAAAGGTAAAAGACATCCAAGTAGACAAAGACGGAAATATTGTCTACCTATATACCCAAGACAAATCTTTACAAGACGGATATATTTCAGCTGCCTTGGCAAAAGGATATGATGTTTTAAACTTTGATGGACCTTTGGATACCCACTTCGCAGGCTATGTAGAACAACACGGCGGCGAGAAAATCCAAATGAAACGCGTAGACTCTGATGTTATCGATAAGTTGATCCCTAAAGACGAACAAATCGAGCAAACATTGTCAGAAGACGAAAGCAAAAAAGCCACAGAAGTATTCGAAAAAGCAATTTCACGTCCTGACATGAAGGTCGAAGTAGACGCATTGAACGCTTCAGACTTACCTGTATCCGTTACAATCGACGAATTTATGCGTCGCATGAAAGATATGGCCAAAACTGGCGGCGGCATGGGCTTCTATGGAACATTACCAGACAACTACAAAGTAACAGTCAACGGTAATCACCCATTAATCAAACGCATCGTAGAATCCCCAGAAGAAGACGGCGAAAAACTTGCAAAACAAGCATTCGACCTTGCACTACTTTCTAGAGGCCTTCTGACTGGCGCAGAACTAACTGCCTTCGTAAAAAGAAGCGTAGATTTGATCTAA
- a CDS encoding 2-hydroxyacid dehydrogenase: MKIFINKLIPKAGMEILEHPDIDLLMPENPEIPYDEWISYCQQCDAILNIGAYKIDAKFFDLCPSVKAVCLFSVGYDQVDLEEATKRGIPVSNTPDVLSKATSDISFMLMLMVSRLASFNTNQIRLGVRFKYFNPVANLGQELYGKTLGIFGLGRIGYEMAIKCQAAYQMPIIYHNRNRNEEMEEKLNAKYVSFEELLAQSDVLSIHANYSPEYLGHFDAKAFNQMKPNSILINTARGGFIDEDDLNQALSDGMVWGAGLDVTNPEPMLPDNPLLKHERVCVLPHIGSATIEARSGMARIAAENVVAFVEGKQLKTCLNPEVYK; encoded by the coding sequence ATGAAAATTTTTATCAATAAATTGATTCCAAAAGCAGGGATGGAAATATTGGAACATCCAGACATTGATCTCTTAATGCCTGAAAATCCTGAAATTCCTTATGATGAATGGATCTCTTATTGTCAACAGTGTGACGCTATATTAAATATTGGTGCCTATAAAATAGATGCTAAATTTTTTGATTTGTGTCCTTCTGTAAAAGCGGTATGTCTGTTTTCAGTTGGATATGATCAGGTTGATCTGGAGGAAGCTACTAAAAGAGGAATCCCGGTCTCCAATACACCAGACGTACTCAGCAAGGCAACATCGGATATTTCATTTATGCTGATGCTAATGGTTTCTAGGTTAGCATCTTTCAATACAAATCAGATTCGATTAGGAGTGCGGTTTAAGTATTTCAATCCTGTTGCCAATCTCGGGCAGGAACTATATGGCAAAACCTTGGGCATATTTGGTTTGGGTAGGATAGGTTATGAAATGGCAATAAAATGTCAGGCAGCATATCAGATGCCGATAATTTATCATAATAGGAACCGAAATGAAGAAATGGAGGAAAAATTAAATGCTAAATATGTGAGCTTTGAGGAATTGCTTGCCCAATCGGATGTCCTATCTATCCATGCTAACTATTCCCCCGAATATTTAGGGCATTTTGATGCCAAGGCATTCAATCAGATGAAACCAAATTCTATCCTTATCAATACAGCAAGGGGAGGATTTATCGATGAAGATGATTTGAACCAAGCATTAAGTGATGGCATGGTTTGGGGCGCCGGATTAGATGTGACCAATCCAGAACCTATGCTGCCCGATAACCCATTATTGAAACATGAAAGGGTTTGTGTTTTGCCACATATCGGATCGGCAACCATTGAAGCTAGGTCTGGAATGGCAAGGATAGCTGCAGAAAATGTGGTAGCCTTTGTGGAAGGTAAACAATTAAAAACCTGTTTGAACCCTGAGGTTTATAAATAA
- a CDS encoding glycerate kinase family protein, which yields MLNILIAPNSFKNSLTAEEVADAIAQGIQNSGIKAKVLMHPIADGGDHTSFLLTKLRNGAMHTAKVKGAYLKPTQASYGLINNGKTAIIEVAETSGFKSIKQKLKSPLESSTKGLGELINTCIISGIADFIICLGGSVTVDGGIGMLQELGLEFFDGNKKLVRPLPKDFDKVDAMDLGKLKEQTSKCKFTVLCDVNNPLLGKEGAAHVFGPQKGASPDDIRNLEEFLQHFESLTFNCSKKSLNKVLGGGAAGGLAAAFSVFLNADLKKGAEYFCEITDFEKSLQKADILITGEGSMDSQSLEGKAPITVAKLAIQKKISCIGIAGKIPLEIPDELQQYFTMLMPIGNQPEEIKEAMANTKNNIVRTIVQISKLIHSFHNKGQNKD from the coding sequence ATGTTGAATATTCTCATCGCACCAAATAGCTTTAAGAATAGCTTGACTGCCGAAGAGGTTGCTGATGCAATAGCGCAGGGAATTCAAAATAGCGGCATCAAGGCGAAAGTCTTAATGCATCCCATAGCTGATGGAGGTGACCATACCTCTTTTTTGCTCACCAAATTACGGAATGGGGCTATGCATACCGCCAAGGTTAAAGGTGCTTATTTAAAACCTACCCAAGCCTCTTATGGATTGATCAACAATGGAAAAACTGCCATCATCGAAGTTGCAGAAACATCCGGCTTTAAATCCATAAAACAGAAATTGAAAAGTCCCCTCGAATCAAGTACCAAAGGGTTGGGGGAACTTATCAATACATGCATTATATCAGGAATCGCAGATTTTATCATCTGTCTAGGTGGATCCGTAACTGTAGACGGTGGAATTGGGATGCTCCAAGAATTAGGGTTAGAATTTTTTGATGGTAATAAAAAATTAGTCCGGCCATTGCCTAAAGATTTTGACAAGGTAGATGCTATGGACCTAGGTAAACTGAAAGAGCAAACATCAAAATGTAAGTTTACGGTTTTATGTGATGTTAATAATCCGTTGTTGGGAAAAGAAGGTGCTGCTCATGTTTTTGGTCCGCAAAAAGGAGCTTCTCCAGATGACATCAGAAACCTTGAGGAATTTTTGCAACATTTTGAATCATTGACCTTCAATTGTTCTAAAAAATCATTAAACAAGGTGCTGGGGGGCGGTGCAGCAGGAGGACTTGCAGCAGCTTTTTCTGTTTTTTTGAATGCGGATCTAAAGAAAGGCGCTGAATATTTCTGTGAAATTACTGATTTTGAAAAATCGCTTCAAAAGGCCGATATTTTGATTACGGGCGAAGGAAGCATGGATAGTCAATCGTTAGAAGGAAAGGCTCCAATCACAGTTGCAAAATTAGCTATACAGAAAAAGATCTCTTGCATAGGCATCGCTGGAAAAATACCTCTGGAAATACCGGATGAATTGCAACAATATTTTACGATGCTCATGCCTATTGGTAACCAACCTGAAGAAATAAAGGAAGCAATGGCTAATACCAAAAATAATATCGTTCGAACCATTGTACAAATCAGTAAACTAATTCATTCCTTTCATAACAAAGGTCAAAACAAAGACTAA
- a CDS encoding DUF4595 domain-containing protein: MKKILLILLGLGIFSGCTKHELTLIDSNDCKVIERRENETLDNGKEGKIVEHFKYDNLERISKVETITEDKTLVTTYSYSENQINVAAPGLKIVYNLNKDKLIESAVVNEVKKLQFVYNSNKQLVSAHNLTNNRKFNLEYIEGNLTKASVNETRYSFKYDEYIDFPSFGTISIEPFNEMFSENGIETAHVLYTSGFLGEKIKYAISTVIQMGTDTKLAYVHTNRKATNYIIGNNKSIELLYKCK, encoded by the coding sequence ATGAAAAAAATATTATTAATTCTTCTTGGCCTAGGCATATTCTCAGGTTGCACAAAACATGAGTTGACTTTAATAGATAGTAATGATTGTAAAGTTATTGAAAGAAGAGAAAATGAAACTTTAGACAATGGTAAAGAAGGAAAAATAGTAGAACATTTCAAATACGATAACTTAGAAAGAATTTCTAAAGTTGAAACGATAACTGAGGATAAAACTTTAGTGACCACTTATAGTTATTCTGAAAATCAAATCAATGTTGCTGCACCAGGATTAAAAATAGTATATAATCTTAACAAGGATAAATTGATCGAAAGTGCTGTAGTAAATGAAGTCAAAAAGCTTCAATTTGTTTATAATTCCAACAAGCAATTGGTTTCGGCTCACAATCTCACCAATAACCGTAAATTCAACCTTGAGTATATTGAAGGTAACCTTACAAAAGCATCCGTTAATGAAACGAGGTATTCCTTTAAATATGATGAGTATATCGATTTCCCATCTTTTGGAACAATTTCAATAGAGCCATTTAATGAAATGTTCAGTGAAAATGGTATTGAAACAGCTCATGTTTTGTATACCTCTGGCTTTTTAGGAGAGAAAATAAAATATGCCATTTCTACTGTCATACAAATGGGAACAGATACAAAACTTGCATATGTACATACGAATCGTAAAGCAACGAATTATATCATTGGTAACAATAAGTCTATTGAACTGCTATACAAATGTAAGTAG
- a CDS encoding RloB family protein, with translation MKIKPWEIKETDSRPLNNLINVLIFTEDEVSEKYYFEWFQNNDLKVTVFPNQKSGIKNIINIISHCEKEEIIYKSSRNGSYKIKDGFEIWSVFDKDSYRESPNRDSDISYNIAIDYAIKSGFNVAWSNDCFELWILLHFFDEENVLDLMHRDQIYDELSKIFFEYRENKEIPLESFRYNEYFKKQVRFINIVRFNILPNTELAINRAERLFSKFEEKKSFSEINPCTTVFELVKKLLSLGQKELP, from the coding sequence ATGAAAATTAAACCGTGGGAAATAAAAGAGACTGATTCAAGACCATTAAATAATTTAATAAATGTTTTAATTTTCACTGAAGATGAGGTTAGTGAAAAGTATTATTTTGAATGGTTTCAAAACAATGATTTAAAAGTTACTGTTTTTCCAAACCAAAAATCAGGAATTAAAAACATTATCAATATAATTAGTCATTGTGAAAAGGAGGAAATTATTTATAAGTCTAGTCGTAATGGCAGTTATAAAATTAAAGATGGTTTTGAAATTTGGAGTGTATTTGATAAGGATTCGTATAGAGAAAGTCCAAATCGCGACTCTGATATTAGCTATAATATAGCAATAGATTATGCAATAAAATCAGGATTTAATGTTGCTTGGAGTAATGACTGCTTTGAATTATGGATATTATTGCACTTTTTTGATGAGGAGAATGTTCTTGATTTAATGCATAGAGATCAAATTTATGATGAATTATCAAAAATATTTTTTGAATATAGAGAAAATAAAGAAATCCCTTTAGAATCTTTTAGGTATAACGAATATTTTAAAAAGCAGGTAAGGTTTATCAATATTGTTAGATTTAATATTTTGCCAAATACAGAGTTAGCGATAAACAGGGCAGAGAGGTTATTTTCTAAGTTTGAAGAAAAGAAATCATTTTCAGAGATTAATCCATGTACCACAGTATTTGAGTTGGTTAAAAAATTGTTATCTTTAGGTCAGAAAGAGTTACCATAA
- a CDS encoding AAA family ATPase, which translates to MVIDFSVQNFRSINEIQTISFSDKLKVRNKNSIFTSVGIFGPNGSGKTNIMKAFNLFLQAMRQEPKTFPSLFELHQPFAFSENSWNEPSFFQIIFIIDKVKYRYGFTVKNYMNDSVQMQKIQEEWLFFYDNDKSYPIFLRENNILKTYNNLNSNNYPPIAHEHILYLSHVSAYDKSSICYRILKYFNSNTYYNDATTNENLRIFTLQLIEKGEKLGVLNMLEDFGINFHDIDLDRDTPLVYNQIYPASKIETIQKLSNRIVKMNLENNESSGTIRLFDIIGVLYKIFNNKEESSLLILDEIDNDFHPFLVLKFINMFNSPHLNKTNSQILFSSHETHIMTEGKMSKYQFYLTEKNNYTYSTKYYSLGAFKGIKDYGDFTRKYLLGLFGGLPFLRNSSDEN; encoded by the coding sequence ATGGTTATTGACTTTAGTGTTCAAAATTTTAGGTCCATAAATGAAATACAAACGATTAGTTTTAGTGATAAATTAAAAGTCAGAAATAAAAATTCAATTTTTACTTCTGTAGGAATTTTTGGACCCAACGGCTCTGGAAAAACTAACATTATGAAGGCGTTTAATTTATTTCTTCAAGCTATGAGACAAGAGCCTAAAACATTTCCCTCTCTTTTTGAATTACATCAACCATTCGCTTTTTCAGAAAATAGTTGGAATGAACCTTCGTTTTTTCAAATAATTTTCATCATAGATAAGGTAAAATATAGGTATGGATTTACTGTAAAAAATTATATGAATGATTCTGTACAAATGCAGAAAATTCAAGAAGAATGGTTGTTTTTTTATGACAATGATAAATCATATCCTATTTTTCTTCGGGAAAATAATATTCTTAAAACATACAACAATCTTAACTCTAACAATTATCCCCCTATTGCGCACGAACATATCTTATATTTAAGCCATGTTTCAGCATATGATAAAAGTTCAATTTGTTATCGAATTTTAAAATATTTTAATTCAAATACTTATTATAATGATGCCACTACAAATGAAAATTTAAGAATTTTTACGCTTCAGTTAATTGAGAAAGGCGAAAAGTTGGGTGTTTTAAATATGTTAGAAGACTTTGGAATAAACTTTCATGATATTGATTTAGATAGAGATACCCCATTAGTTTATAATCAAATATATCCAGCAAGTAAAATTGAAACCATACAAAAGCTTTCAAATCGAATTGTTAAAATGAATCTTGAAAACAATGAATCTTCTGGAACAATCAGGTTGTTTGACATTATTGGTGTTTTATATAAAATTTTCAATAATAAAGAAGAATCTTCCTTGTTAATTTTGGATGAGATTGATAATGATTTTCATCCATTTTTAGTTTTAAAATTCATCAACATGTTCAATTCACCTCATCTTAATAAAACTAATTCACAAATTTTATTTAGCAGTCATGAGACTCACATAATGACTGAAGGAAAAATGTCAAAATATCAATTCTATTTAACTGAAAAAAATAATTACACATATTCCACAAAATATTATTCCCTTGGCGCATTTAAGGGAATAAAGGATTACGGTGATTTTACAAGAAAATATTTATTAGGGTTATTTGGAGGCTTACCATTTTTAAGAAATTCTTCAGATGAAAATTAA
- a CDS encoding serine hydrolase translates to MNKHYKEIISLFLAIGIALTTFAQDPTTKEIDDLVQKTMTAFNVPGIAVGIIKDGKVIHSKGYGIRSINTEKPVDSNTSFAIASNSKAFTAFALGMLVDEGKLTWDSKVVDFIPEFRMYDPYVTSEFTVRDLLTHRSGLGLGAGDLMFWPDSANFSTVEVIHNLRYLKPVSSFRTKFDYDNLLYIVAGEVLKRASGMSWEEFIEQKIMNVLGMTNSAASLSRLKSKENIIDAHVPVDGKLQTIARSLSETTNAAGGINSSVEDMSKWVTMILNEGKYVDNLEKQLISKKTLRELMTLQTVIKGSTPYNTHFFGYGLGFFLSDQKGYFVAEHTGGLGGMVTQVTMIPEMKIGIIVLTNQQSGYAFTTITNQLKDSYFGIKGTDRLKEYSAMEKSNQGEGDEVTDKVWAKIKNQKQKIDFSPYLGKYKDPWFGEIEVMERTGQLYFKSARSPQLQGKMHYLEGNTFVAAWNDRSMNADSYVNFSLDEQGKANSIKMKAVSPLTDFSFDFHDLDLKRVKEQEE, encoded by the coding sequence ATGAATAAGCACTATAAAGAAATAATTTCATTGTTTTTAGCGATAGGAATTGCTCTTACGACCTTTGCTCAAGATCCTACCACAAAAGAAATTGACGATTTGGTTCAAAAAACAATGACAGCATTTAATGTTCCTGGAATTGCAGTTGGAATTATAAAAGATGGAAAAGTAATCCATTCAAAAGGTTATGGAATAAGATCAATCAACACAGAAAAACCTGTTGATTCAAACACTTCATTTGCCATTGCTTCTAATAGCAAAGCATTCACTGCATTTGCGCTAGGTATGTTGGTGGATGAAGGAAAGTTAACATGGGATAGCAAAGTCGTTGATTTCATACCTGAGTTCAGGATGTATGACCCTTATGTCACATCAGAATTTACTGTTCGCGACTTGTTGACTCACCGATCAGGACTTGGATTGGGCGCTGGAGATCTGATGTTTTGGCCGGATTCAGCCAATTTCAGTACAGTGGAAGTAATCCATAATCTTAGGTATCTAAAGCCCGTTTCCAGCTTCAGAACAAAATTTGACTATGACAACTTACTATACATTGTTGCTGGCGAGGTTTTGAAGAGAGCCTCAGGAATGTCTTGGGAAGAATTTATCGAACAAAAAATAATGAATGTTTTGGGCATGACCAACTCTGCTGCATCATTGAGCAGATTGAAATCCAAGGAGAATATTATTGACGCACATGTTCCTGTAGACGGAAAATTGCAGACTATCGCCAGGAGCCTCAGCGAAACAACAAATGCAGCGGGAGGCATAAACAGCAGTGTGGAAGATATGAGCAAATGGGTAACCATGATATTAAACGAAGGAAAATACGTCGACAATTTGGAGAAACAACTCATATCCAAGAAGACCTTAAGAGAATTGATGACTCTACAAACAGTTATAAAAGGCTCAACACCCTATAACACACATTTTTTTGGTTATGGACTAGGATTTTTTCTCAGCGATCAGAAAGGATATTTTGTAGCCGAGCACACGGGTGGTTTGGGAGGAATGGTAACACAGGTAACAATGATCCCAGAGATGAAAATTGGCATAATCGTATTGACAAACCAACAAAGCGGGTATGCATTTACAACGATCACCAACCAGCTCAAGGATTCTTATTTTGGAATCAAGGGAACTGACAGGCTAAAAGAATATTCTGCGATGGAAAAATCCAACCAAGGAGAAGGTGATGAGGTTACTGACAAGGTTTGGGCAAAAATTAAAAATCAAAAGCAAAAAATTGACTTCTCTCCATACTTGGGAAAATATAAAGACCCATGGTTTGGCGAAATTGAGGTAATGGAAAGAACTGGGCAATTATATTTTAAATCTGCGAGATCACCGCAGCTGCAGGGAAAGATGCATTATTTAGAGGGCAATACATTTGTCGCTGCCTGGAATGACCGAAGCATGAATGCAGACTCTTATGTAAACTTCAGTTTGGATGAACAAGGAAAAGCAAATAGTATCAAAATGAAAGCAGTATCCCCATTGACGGATTTTTCTTTTGATTTCCATGATTTGGACCTGAAAAGAGTAAAAGAGCAAGAGGAATAA
- a CDS encoding four-helix bundle copper-binding protein, which translates to MNQDSLVKACIDETQKCAVACLECAQTCLNEKDLEMLRECIKTDLECAEICEATSKLLIMDSSSSKELVKICLSICEACAAECEKHAEHGMEHCRKCAEACRKCADACRKLVA; encoded by the coding sequence ATGAATCAAGACTCATTAGTAAAGGCATGTATTGATGAAACCCAGAAATGTGCAGTTGCATGTTTGGAATGTGCACAGACATGTTTAAACGAAAAAGATTTAGAGATGCTACGCGAATGTATCAAGACCGATTTAGAATGCGCTGAAATTTGCGAGGCGACGTCTAAACTTTTAATTATGGATAGTAGCTCCAGTAAAGAACTTGTTAAAATATGCTTATCCATTTGTGAAGCATGTGCTGCTGAATGCGAAAAACATGCTGAACATGGAATGGAGCATTGTAGAAAATGTGCTGAAGCGTGTAGAAAATGTGCCGATGCTTGTAGGAAATTAGTCGCTTAA